One genomic region from Pseudorca crassidens isolate mPseCra1 chromosome 11, mPseCra1.hap1, whole genome shotgun sequence encodes:
- the LOC137202696 gene encoding guanine nucleotide exchange factor subunit RIC1-like yields MSPNRKGFPWSRRRGFESWSCHLLKSPIPSHPPICPPIHLSPIHPCTHPPISPRTFLYFIHPSIHPPIHPSIHPSTHPSTHPSIHPSIHPSIHPSTHPPIHPSIHPSIHPSIHPSIHPSTHPSIHPSIHPSTHPSIHPPIHPSTHPSIHPSIHPSIHPSIHPSIHPSIHPSIHPSTHPSIHPSIHPPIHPSIHPSIHPPIHPSIHPSTHPSIHPSTHPSIHPSIHPSTHPSIHPSTHPSIHPSIHPSTHPSIHPSIHPPIHPSTHPPIHPSIHPSIHPSIHPSTHPSIHPSIHPS; encoded by the coding sequence ATGAGTCCCAACCGGAAGGGTTTCCCGTGGTCCCGTAGACGTGGGTTTGAGTCCTGGAGCTGCCATTTACTAAAGAGTCCCATTCCCAGTCACCCTCCCATATGCCCACCCATCCATCTGTCCCCCATTCACCCgtgcacccacccacccatctccCCTCGCACCTTTCTTtacttcatccatccatccatccatccacccatccacccatccatccatccatccacccatccatccacccatccatccatccatccatccatccatccatccatccatccatccacccatccacccatccatccatccatccatccatccatccacccatccatccatccatccatccatccatccacccacccatccatccatccatccatccatccatccacccatccatccatccatccacccatccatccatccacccacccatccatccatccatccatccacccatccatccacccatccatccatccatccatccatccatccatccatccatccatccacccatccacccatccatccatccatccatccatccatccacccatccatccatccatccatccatccatccacccacccatccatccatccatccacccatccacccatccatccatccatccatccacccacccatccatccatccatccatccacccatccacccatccatccatccatccatccacccatccatccatccatccatccatccatccatccacccacccatccatccatccatccatccatccacccatccatccatccacccatccacccatccatccatccatccacccatccatccatccatccatccatccatccacccatccatccatccatccatccatccatccatcc